Proteins found in one candidate division TA06 bacterium genomic segment:
- a CDS encoding site-specific DNA-methyltransferase, with amino-acid sequence MCYPCPGTPVTYVPGLYSGRTYNMIFGDKNEVRSFSDIWEGGMPGYLVWLNARLYEMKRLLKLQGTIYVHLDWHAVHYIKVELDKLFGYGGKKGPGFKCELVYYDDWGGRGEGLWASKHYSILMYTKSEKWFFNADEIRVPYKTQTKGRKNPLVSKEKVQRGKVPHTVLGEIKLHANSKERIGYPTQKPEALLEKLIRASSDEGDVVADFFVGGGTTAAVAQRLNRRWVVCDQSRIAVAITADRVRKVVESVGKLFAIPDFTVEHWGVYEIPELEKMSAEKFRKFVVKAYGGRPEDIHPLIHGARRNVPIFVGEPSQRSQITKVDVGQFAQAIWRERHSNFGTMLAWNFSLDARKAAQILAARENKRIDFVRLSLIRFEDDEFSQHVRHKHPDYGDLLSFVQPPEIRVHYKKVGTRKYLFDVSESVSLNRDGEIANVQWDFDFKTRFTTTQGYSFLREKKTGRPQLVVEYQFPETGKFSVACSVQDNQGGERTKIFTIKVER; translated from the coding sequence ATGTGTTACCCATGTCCCGGCACACCTGTTACCTATGTCCCCGGTCTATACAGTGGACGCACTTATAACATGATATTCGGGGACAAGAATGAAGTACGCTCCTTTTCCGATATATGGGAGGGGGGAATGCCCGGCTATCTCGTGTGGTTGAACGCGAGGTTATATGAGATGAAGCGTCTACTAAAACTGCAAGGGACAATCTACGTGCACTTGGACTGGCACGCCGTGCACTACATCAAGGTCGAACTCGACAAGTTATTCGGGTATGGAGGGAAGAAGGGTCCTGGATTCAAGTGCGAGCTGGTCTACTACGATGACTGGGGAGGACGCGGCGAAGGTCTGTGGGCATCAAAACACTATAGTATACTTATGTATACGAAATCAGAAAAGTGGTTTTTCAACGCCGATGAGATAAGGGTACCCTACAAGACCCAGACAAAAGGACGCAAGAACCCCCTTGTTTCGAAGGAGAAGGTTCAGCGTGGGAAGGTTCCACACACAGTGTTGGGGGAGATCAAACTTCACGCGAATTCAAAGGAACGAATCGGTTACCCTACGCAGAAGCCAGAGGCATTACTGGAGAAGCTGATTAGGGCAAGCAGCGACGAAGGCGATGTGGTTGCAGACTTTTTTGTCGGTGGTGGGACCACTGCTGCGGTTGCCCAGAGGCTCAATCGTCGATGGGTTGTGTGTGATCAGAGCCGCATAGCAGTGGCCATAACGGCAGACAGAGTTCGAAAGGTTGTTGAGAGTGTCGGCAAGCTATTTGCAATCCCTGATTTCACTGTCGAGCATTGGGGTGTGTATGAAATCCCGGAACTCGAAAAAATGTCGGCAGAGAAATTCCGTAAATTTGTGGTGAAGGCTTACGGTGGTAGGCCGGAGGATATTCACCCCCTGATCCACGGGGCCCGACGAAATGTGCCAATATTTGTTGGTGAACCCAGCCAGCGCAGCCAAATCACTAAAGTGGATGTCGGACAATTTGCACAGGCGATATGGAGGGAGCGACATAGCAATTTCGGGACAATGCTTGCTTGGAACTTTTCGCTTGACGCCCGCAAGGCGGCCCAAATCCTTGCGGCTCGCGAGAACAAGCGTATAGACTTTGTGCGGCTTTCTCTTATTCGGTTCGAAGACGATGAATTTAGCCAACATGTACGCCACAAACACCCTGATTATGGGGATTTACTGAGTTTTGTTCAGCCGCCTGAGATACGTGTACACTACAAGAAAGTCGGAACTCGCAAATACCTTTTTGACGTATCAGAATCAGTGAGTTTGAACAGAGACGGGGAGATTGCAAACGTTCAATGGGATTTCGATTTCAAGACCCGGTTCACTACCACACAGGGGTACTCATTTCTGAGGGAAAAGAAAACTGGGAGACCGCAGCTGGTTGTGGAGTATCAATTCCCAGAAACGGGGAAGTTTAGTGTTGCCTGCTCCGTACAAGACAATCAGGGGGGCGAAAGAACGAAGATCTTCACTATCAAGGTGGAGAGATAG